GAATTATTGCTAGTGCACTAAAAGATCAATCACAAAATAACTTAGATAAACTTTCGATTGAAGTTGCAAATTTATGTAAGCAATTCCCAATTTACGAACAATTGTCATATTAATGCTTTATAATATTATTAATTTGGACAAATAAAGGGGAAAATAAATATGGCATTTACAGAGTTAAAACATCCTTTGATAATTGATAAATTATCAAGAATGCGTAGAAAAGAAACATCATCAAAAGATTTTAGGGAAAATCTTAACGAAATAGCTCAATTAATGGTCTATGAAATCTTCAGAGATTTAGAACTTGAACCAATTGAAATTGAAACACCGATGACAAAAACAACAGGTTATACAATTGATAAACCAATTGTGTTAGTTCCAATTTTAAGAGCCGGTATAGGAATGTTAGATGGAATTCAAAAATTAATTCCAACAGCAAGAATAGCTCACATAGGGCTTTACCGTGATGAAGAAACTTTAGAAATTCATCAATATTTTGCAAAAAAAACTGAATCAATTGATGAAAGTTATGTAATAATAGTTGATCCAATGCTAGCAACTGGTGGAAGTGCTAACAAAGCAATCGACATTGTTAAAGGTTGAGGCGTTAAAAATATTAAGTTTGTTTGCTTGGTAGCTGTTGAGCCAGGAATAAGTAATGTCTTAGAAAAACACCCAGATGTAGAAATATATGCAGCATCAAAAGATGAAAAACTTTCAGACAAAGGATATATCATACCAGGTCTAGGAGATGCTGGTGATAGAATATTTGGAACAAAGTAAAATAGAAATTTTCTTTTAAAAAAACTCCTTAATTTGGAGTTTTTTTACTTTTTCCACTTTTGTTTCATTTTTTCTTTATAGGAGTAGAATATTAAAGAACGTAGTAGGCGAGGTGCTACTTGAATGGAATTAAAAAGTATATATAAAAACTGGTTCAAAAATCCTGCATTAACAATTATATTTATGATTAGCTTTTTAACAGGAATGACAATTACTTTGTTATTTGTGTTAAAAATTATTAATTATAGTTGATTAACAGGTTGGGTTTTAGGTTTAACTTCGTTTTTAGTTGGTATTTTTATTAGTAAGAAGTCAGTTGTTCTTCTTCTTGAAAATGAAAATCATTTTTTATTTTACTTTTTCTTTTTATTAAGAATAGGTGCTTACGCCACTCCGTTATTTATTGCTTTTTTTAATAACAATATTATTTTTGATTATAGAGGTGTATTAATTGGTCTTAGCCCAATTCTACTACTACCATTTACAAATCATAAAATCTTAAATCTTAAAAGTTATTAGAAATTTAAGGAGGGTTCAAATTGGACAATATGTTTGAAGGTTTATGATCTTTGACAACACAGTTTAGTGCAATCATCATTACCACAATTCTTATTTGTGCTATTTGTATTACTTATAACATTAAAGTGAGAGGGCAAGAAGAAGATAAAGAATTATCTGGAATGATTGTTATTATCGATATGTTTGTTTCTTCAGTTGAAAACTTAGTTGTTTCAATCATGGGGAAAAAATATCGTAAATTGACTCCATACTTTTTATACATTTGTTTGTATATCATAGTAGGATCATTGGTTTCATTACTTGGTTTTGAATCACCTTCTTCTTCATACACAATTACTTTATCAATGGCTTTTGTTACATTTGTGATGATTTATTATTTTGCATTTAAATATCAAAAATGAGCTTATCTAAAAAGATATATAAATCCAATTGAAATATTTACACAATTTACACCATTATTATCTATGTCTTTCCGTCTATTTGGTAACCTTTTAGGTGGATCAATTATTTTAGGACTAGTGTATGCATTGTTCATTGGTTTCCAAAGTAGTTGAGCACATGGGACAATTAGTTTTGGAGACGAAGGAATGCACTGACCATCATTTGGAATATGAAATGCAGGTGTTTTAGAAGACGACAATGCTTGAAAGATGCAGTATACGTACTGATGATCAGGGGTTAATATTTTCACAAGTGCTATAACTCCATTTTTACATATGTACTTTGATATGTTTGATGCTGTTATCCAAGCTGTTGTATTTACAATGTTATCACTTTCATATTGAGCAGAAGGTATGGGAGAGGAACAAGAGTTAACTCACAAAGGTGAGGATAGAAATAGTTCAAAAAGAACTCAAAAATTGAAAAAAATAGAATTACAAAAATAAAATAAAAGGAGAATTATTATTTATGTTATTTACAGATTACATGGCAAATTTTTTAGTAGGATACTTTAATGTATTATCAAGTATTATGCCTTTATTAGCAGAATCAACTTCAACTGGTGATGGTCTTAAATTATTAGGAGCTGGAGTTGCTATTGTTGGGGTTGCTGGAGCAGGAATCGGACAAGGTGCTGTTGGACAAGGTGCATGTATGGCAATCGGAAGAAACCCAGAAATGGCACCAAAAATTACTTCAACTATGATTATTGCAGCGGGGATTGCAGAATCAGGAGCTATTTACGCATTAGTTGTTGCTATTTTATTAATTTTCGTAGCTTAAGAAATATAAAGAAAGAAGGGTGTGTTAAATGATATTTATCGCAGAAACACAAACAGCTGGAGTTCCAGAAATCATAACATCTTTATTTCCTAACTTGCCAAACTTTATTGCGCATGTTATAGCTACAATTGTTTTAATAGTTATATTATCAAAATTGATGTATAAACCATTTAGAAAAACTATTAAAGACAGAAGAAACAAAATAAATGAATTATTAAGCGAGGCTGTGCAAAAGCAAACAGAAGCAAATATGGGTGTTAAAAAAGCCGAAGCATTATTGCAAGACGCTAAAACAGAATCTTCATTAATTATTCAAACTTCAAAAGTTGATGCTGATATTCAAAAAACTCACATCATTAATGAAGCTCACAAATATGCTGACATTATTAAGAATCAAGCAGAAAAAGACATCGCTCAAGAAAGATCAAAAATTGAAGCAGAAATTAAAACAACAATAGTTAATGTTGCGTTTGATGCTGCTGAACAGATTTTACAAAAAGAAATCAATAAAACTAAAAACAAAGAAATTGTTGATGAGTTTATTGAAAACCTTGATAAATAATTATGGTTTTAAAA
This is a stretch of genomic DNA from Mesoplasma coleopterae. It encodes these proteins:
- the upp gene encoding uracil phosphoribosyltransferase → MAFTELKHPLIIDKLSRMRRKETSSKDFRENLNEIAQLMVYEIFRDLELEPIEIETPMTKTTGYTIDKPIVLVPILRAGIGMLDGIQKLIPTARIAHIGLYRDEETLEIHQYFAKKTESIDESYVIIVDPMLATGGSANKAIDIVKGWGVKNIKFVCLVAVEPGISNVLEKHPDVEIYAASKDEKLSDKGYIIPGLGDAGDRIFGTK
- a CDS encoding MG406 family protein, coding for MELKSIYKNWFKNPALTIIFMISFLTGMTITLLFVLKIINYSWLTGWVLGLTSFLVGIFISKKSVVLLLENENHFLFYFFFLLRIGAYATPLFIAFFNNNIIFDYRGVLIGLSPILLLPFTNHKILNLKSY
- a CDS encoding F0F1 ATP synthase subunit A produces the protein MFEGLWSLTTQFSAIIITTILICAICITYNIKVRGQEEDKELSGMIVIIDMFVSSVENLVVSIMGKKYRKLTPYFLYICLYIIVGSLVSLLGFESPSSSYTITLSMAFVTFVMIYYFAFKYQKWAYLKRYINPIEIFTQFTPLLSMSFRLFGNLLGGSIILGLVYALFIGFQSSWAHGTISFGDEGMHWPSFGIWNAGVLEDDNAWKMQYTYWWSGVNIFTSAITPFLHMYFDMFDAVIQAVVFTMLSLSYWAEGMGEEQELTHKGEDRNSSKRTQKLKKIELQK
- the atpE gene encoding ATP synthase F0 subunit C, whose amino-acid sequence is MPLLAESTSTGDGLKLLGAGVAIVGVAGAGIGQGAVGQGACMAIGRNPEMAPKITSTMIIAAGIAESGAIYALVVAILLIFVA
- the atpF gene encoding F0F1 ATP synthase subunit B, which encodes MIFIAETQTAGVPEIITSLFPNLPNFIAHVIATIVLIVILSKLMYKPFRKTIKDRRNKINELLSEAVQKQTEANMGVKKAEALLQDAKTESSLIIQTSKVDADIQKTHIINEAHKYADIIKNQAEKDIAQERSKIEAEIKTTIVNVAFDAAEQILQKEINKTKNKEIVDEFIENLDK